The genomic interval gcttttttacTCTGAAAACAGGAGCAAAACCATGCCAAcgccttcctcctcccaaaCCACCCCAGCATTTTGCTGCTTAGAGGAAAACAGCCCCTTATAACTccaaagttttgttttattttatttcatcccCTGCCGGGCAGAAAACATCAAGTGCCACAAGTTTTTCCATGCCAAAACACTCTCACCCATGCCGCCTCCAAGCCAAACCGCAGCAGAACAAACCCAAGGAAGAAAACTTAAATACACTcgcttaaaaatcaaaataccaaCCCGACCCCCGCCGGCGCCGTGCCGGGAGGGGGTCCCATATAAATACAGTGCAATAATTACATATATTTTGCAATGGCACAATAAAAAGCCATATCCAGCCCCTTGTCTGGGGACTCGTCCCGCGCTGCTTCCCAAGCCCCTCTCTGCAGGTGACGCTCCAGCCACCAGTCGATAGCATCCCTCCTCCCAGTACACTCCAGTTTCAATACCCCCAGCATCAATAGCTCTGAAAGGCTGGAGGGAGCTGGTACGGACTGGGTGAGAGGGACCACAGCCCCCCAGGAAATATAGCTCCCTGTCCTGGTCAGGAATTTGCCAGAACCGCTGGTTTTGGAGGCTGTGGGTGCAGTGCCCACACATGAGCTTCATCCTCTCTTCACCCAAAGGTGACTTCAGCTTTGCTgcctcattatttttttaaggatatTCCAGCTGCAACAGGGGGAAAGCACCACTTGAAACGACCCGTCATGACCCCAAAGAACCAGTCTAACTGGGGAGCAACTGGAGTGGTCCCAAAACATGGtacccccccccaacacagCCCATTCTGAGCAGGGGTTTCTCTGCCACCCAGGGGTGCCCCTAATCCACTCCATGCACCCAAAGGCACCTCCAGTCCACCAGCAGCCCCGGGACAGTGGGAGGTTATGGTGGGGGGCATCAGCACTGGCACCCCATGGTTTTATGGCCAGTGCTGGGACGGGACCTGGCTGGGTCCTTCCCAGGGGCTTACACTTCCCCAGGGCGCTCCCGGAGCCCAGCAAGGTGACAAACACAGCCCCCAGGTGACAACCAACCCAGGAGAGTGAGGAGAAGCCACCCAGGGTGGCTGACAAAAGCCCCCCCCCACTCACACCCCCTCAGAAAACCCAGCACTCTCTGACCCACCCACACTCTCCAGCCGCCCCACAGAGACCCCACGCACTCAGGACACAAGTGACCTGAGGGGACACAGACAacggggtgtgggggggtcaGGGCTTCAGCAGGTCCCCCAAGTCGTACGCTTCAAAGAGGTCACTGACGCCCTCGCCCTCCAGCCCCCAGAGATAGTCATCCTGTTCCAGGGGGGGAGAGAAGGTGACGAAGGGTCCCGAGTCCAGGTGGGAGAGGGTACAGGGCAGCTGGTCCTCCGTCTGCTGCAGGAGGTGCGGGGGTgagcccaggagcccagcctCTACCTCCAGCAGTGAGCTGGGCTCCCCTGGGATGGTGAGAGGCAGAGatgggggtgaggagggggtTCCCGtgcccccccagctctgggggACGGCGTGGGGCGGTtgcggggctgggctggggctgttcagcAGGGAAGGGGGTATGGCATGGTCCTGTGGGGAGGCGGTGGCAGAGGGGACACCGTGGTCCTTGGTGGGGCTCTCCTCCGTGATCTCCTCCGGGCAGAGGTACACCTCGATGGGGCCGTTGGTGCTCTTCAGGTGGAGCTGGAGGTTGtcctggggggggcagagcaAGGCTCAGGGGGGCATCCAGAAAAGCACCCATATCCCACACTGCTGCCCCCAACCTGCGTGGGGTCCAGGCAGGGCATTGCAACCCCTAAAGGACCAGCTCAGGGTCAAACAGCCCCATGGAgacaccccaaacccacccaggGCCATGCTGGGCTGCACCCTTGGGACGCCCCAGATGAACCCATCAAGGATGGTGCAGATGCAGCAGCACCCACAAGGTGGGGGAATGGCTCCCGGCCCCGATCCCGGCCCCACACGCACCTCACTGAAATCCGGCACCTCCAGTTGCGTCTCCGGGGGAGCCTTCACGGCGATCACCGTCTGCTCCTGGAAGTTGCTGATGGTGCGGAGGTCCTGGTAGGTGACGTACGCCAGCGTGGACGGGGACGAGGTATAGGAAAAAGAGGGGCTGCGAGCAGGACAGCTCAactcccccatcccagcagcaaccttccccccagcccaggggaagCCAACTGGAGAAGAAGGGGCTCAGAGGGGTCCCCAAGAACCTGTCCCTTGTCCCCAAGACCCTGTCAtccctccccatctccctcAGCAAGGATATCTCTGGTTGTCTTCATAGTCAGCCAGCTGCCGGAGCTGCAGGGCACAGTCCTGCAGGAGCTGGTCCAGCGTCCTCTCCGTCCTGGCCAGCTCGGCCAGCTGCCCCCGCAGCGCCTGCTGCTTCGCCGTCACCGCCGCATCCTCAAAgatccccgtccccctgccaGCGGAGATGGCACTTGAGTGACAGGACACCCTACGTGTCCCCGAGCCACCtgtcccccaccctgccccgtccccatgtcccatgtcTACCCCCCCCCCGCATCACTTACATCCACTGGATGTTGTTCTTGGACTTCTTGCGGATGAGCTGGATGCCCTCCAGCACGTTGGTGATGTCGTAGATGCGACGTTTCTGGACCTCCAGCACCTCGGCCGCTCGGTTGAGATCCACGACGCCATCGGGCGACTCGCTCAGCAAACGGATAAATTTTTTGGTGAGCAGCCCCAGCGAGGTGTCGTAGCGAGTCTTCTCCCCAGGAGACTTGGGGGCTGTGGGAAAACGAGAGACCCCCCCCATCCTCTCCTTAGCCTGGGCCGTGGGATAAAGGTGACACAGGACTGGACATGCTGGGGAAATTAAACACTGTACGATCCCTAACCTGGTAGAAAAATAACCCAGAAATAACCCCCCCCCAGGGAGCCTTCTGCCAGTGCAGTGAGTTGAATCGGCTCAAAGAGGGGCCGAGCAGCAGCAAGAAGGGGCTGAGGAGTGGGCACTGCTCCCCTGGTGCCACCTCGGGTCACTTTGGGTGGTGCTAGAGGAGACATTGCAGCAGCACTAAGACGGGAGAGAAATGGGGTCTgtccccctcccagctcccccccaccccatctcgCCCAGCACCACTTactcctggggctggggacctGCGTAAACGTCCTGCCCTTCCCCTTGGGCGTACGA from Haliaeetus albicilla chromosome 16, bHalAlb1.1, whole genome shotgun sequence carries:
- the E2F2 gene encoding transcription factor E2F2 isoform X2; this translates as MRDVLGGTLWDSPAWEQAKRKLDLEGPEFRTPKGKGRTFTQVPSPRTPKSPGEKTRYDTSLGLLTKKFIRLLSESPDGVVDLNRAAEVLEVQKRRIYDITNVLEGIQLIRKKSKNNIQWMGTGIFEDAAVTAKQQALRGQLAELARTERTLDQLLQDCALQLRQLADYEDNQRLAYVTYQDLRTISNFQEQTVIAVKAPPETQLEVPDFSEDNLQLHLKSTNGPIEVYLCPEEITEESPTKDHGVPSATASPQDHAIPPSLLNSPSPAPQPPHAVPQSWGGTGTPSSPPSLPLTIPGEPSSLLEVEAGLLGSPPHLLQQTEDQLPCTLSHLDSGPFVTFSPPLEQDDYLWGLEGEGVSDLFEAYDLGDLLKP
- the E2F2 gene encoding transcription factor E2F2 isoform X1 — translated: MLRLPRGVSPAPGRGGTALPHPPPHHHPKNVMSVRGSVERGVSSLGSPPLPTGSFTQVYTPAAVSVPAPRGGCLYATPQGPQLRTLRSASVGRLPAKRKLDLEGPEFRTPKGKGRTFTQVPSPRTPKSPGEKTRYDTSLGLLTKKFIRLLSESPDGVVDLNRAAEVLEVQKRRIYDITNVLEGIQLIRKKSKNNIQWMGTGIFEDAAVTAKQQALRGQLAELARTERTLDQLLQDCALQLRQLADYEDNQRLAYVTYQDLRTISNFQEQTVIAVKAPPETQLEVPDFSEDNLQLHLKSTNGPIEVYLCPEEITEESPTKDHGVPSATASPQDHAIPPSLLNSPSPAPQPPHAVPQSWGGTGTPSSPPSLPLTIPGEPSSLLEVEAGLLGSPPHLLQQTEDQLPCTLSHLDSGPFVTFSPPLEQDDYLWGLEGEGVSDLFEAYDLGDLLKP